The Kaistella daneshvariae genomic sequence AAAAAGCGGAAAAAAGCAAGTCTAAGCAGCGAAAAACCTGGAAATTTGAAGCAGATAATGTTCGTGATTTTGCCTGGACGTCATCCAGAAAATTTGTTTGGGACGGAATGAAAGTGACCATTCCGGAAAATAAAAATGAAGTGATGGCGATGAGCCTTTACCCAAAAGAAGCTTATAATCTATACCGAAAGTTTTCTACGAGAGCGGTTGCACATACCATCAAAACGTATTCGGAGTTCACCATTCCGTATCCGTATCCGGTGGCGCAATCCATCGAGGCGGCAAATGGGATGGAATACCCGATGATTTGCTTTAATTACGGCCGTACTGAAAAAGACGGAACGTATTCCGAAGGAATTAAAAATGGAATGATTGGCGTAATCATCCACGAAGTGGGACATAATTTCTTCCCGATGATCATTAATTCTGACGAAAGACAGTGGTCCTGGATGGATGAGGGTTTAAATACTTTTGTGGAATATTTAACCGAAGAAAGATGGGACAACAACTTCCCTTCGCGTCGCGGTCCGGCGCACACGATTGTTGATTACATGAAGTTGCCGAAAGATCAGCTGGAGCCGATTATGACAAACTCTGAAAATATCGTTCAGTTTGGTCCGAATGCTTATTCGAAACCGGCAACTGGCTTGAATATTCTTCGTGAAACCATCATGGGTCGTGAATTGTTTGATAAAGCTTTTAAAACCTATTCCAAAAGATGGGCATTCAAACACCCGGAACCGGCAGATTTTTTCCGAAGCATGAACGATGCAAGTGCGGAAAACCTTGATTGGTTTTGGAGAGGTTGGTTCTACGGAATTGATCCTGTAGACATCGCCATCGAAAAAGTAACGGTTGCGAAGCCTGATTTTACGACTTTGCCGCCAAATCGTGAATTCATCTACACCATCGATCCCCCGTTGCAGAATGATTTTGTGGATATTTCCAAAATCAGAAATAAAGCAGACAAGAACATCACTTTTTATACGGATACCGATAAAGAAACCCAGGATTTCTACTGGCGATATAACCGTGGTCAGGAAAAAGTAGATTCTAAAAAAGAATACCGAATGAAGGCGGATAATCTGCAAACGGTTCCGGAAAAAGACCGAGCAGCAATTGAAGATATTTATGCTTATCAAATTGATTTCGCAAACAAAGGCGGTTTGGTAATGCCTTTGATTTTAGAA encodes the following:
- a CDS encoding M1 family metallopeptidase produces the protein MKIKFLALVFCSAVFSAQNIQNNPTSNHGNKFEQLGTILPTPNVYRTGSGAPGQGYWQNRADYDITAYLDEDKRNLKGSETITYYNNSPDDLEYLWLQLDENEQSSVKNAGYDSESFLPKRATSDDLKVSDLPAKNNGYGVNLEKVTDASGKALPYIVNKTMMRIDLPKVLKKGEKITFKIDWNYNIPNRIEMGGRGGYEFFPEDGNDLYTITQWYPRMCVYSDFRGWQHNQFTGRGEFALAFGDFKVSMNVPADHIVAATGSGKNFEDVLTSAQLARWKQAQNASEPVEIVTLDEAKKAEKSKSKQRKTWKFEADNVRDFAWTSSRKFVWDGMKVTIPENKNEVMAMSLYPKEAYNLYRKFSTRAVAHTIKTYSEFTIPYPYPVAQSIEAANGMEYPMICFNYGRTEKDGTYSEGIKNGMIGVIIHEVGHNFFPMIINSDERQWSWMDEGLNTFVEYLTEERWDNNFPSRRGPAHTIVDYMKLPKDQLEPIMTNSENIVQFGPNAYSKPATGLNILRETIMGRELFDKAFKTYSKRWAFKHPEPADFFRSMNDASAENLDWFWRGWFYGIDPVDIAIEKVTVAKPDFTTLPPNREFIYTIDPPLQNDFVDISKIRNKADKNITFYTDTDKETQDFYWRYNRGQEKVDSKKEYRMKADNLQTVPEKDRAAIEDIYAYQIDFANKGGLVMPLILEFTFEDGSKLNDKSSAQIWRKNENTVSKTYYFKKKLKSIQLDPMRETADIDTSNNFWGEIPEPSSKFQVFKQKHEGAARGAANGKVNPMQAAGKKN